From the genome of Danaus plexippus chromosome 30, MEX_DaPlex, whole genome shotgun sequence, one region includes:
- the LOC116776537 gene encoding ankyrin repeat domain-containing protein 50 isoform X1: MSNMPIYSQVAPKYRTKNAKGNSTRENRGNPREFDPLNYNHGGNIQLLNAPMESRIEKLEKRESRRKEETRVRRTQNRSDANEGKVEAYLRQNQVSIRQQQNRHSAVRHAEHRVNLRSLPLNEITSRQERTPTGHRVFPEREVSRDTRRQRDRERDFDFDGSPLSPIARDKDRVKKSSTRVSDVSDKRRFFCREWVFQKIAHCLEQRAVSKTAGTLILGDAGSGKTALCQELSAPGTGPQARQQRALNRRMLARHFLQGPGDCSQRPGEFVRSLAMQILSHSEHAKPDDRSDRNSLEDNFVQRFRDMGEDCEESSKPLLADSEDQRTDEEETSSRQRTADRLHEREEYTDCINDAELSGHMLPEILPKADVKPTNPFVSDQNDLRLYENHENLFLRNISQRQSKELRNSRLLRQSSEPLQEKRPSVLQKSLSNDQEEKKEMNSPPKSRIPVANFRYPNKSGLRPDSSPKKDPKELPEYQNIVHDVKDDPQTEMELLLEKKRSASEEEPPPIPSLPVNPRTLIANAYYEKLLSETEIQQALLPQNLDKNPDECFKKAILFPLLEIDPPKQCLFLLIDAIDEGATNDGDGSEGSVAGVVGRHQHLLPHWLLLVATARRHSRLARVFTGFRKITLDELCRAHVAADVQRYVLARLDNEPRLRARVSSDAAAAASAAAALDHLRIKSDGCLLYLEKVLDGVADGFIALREIREIPGTLNGLYLWLAQRLFHGRRFNKVRLVLDVLLAARCGVTEDMLYKCLLTKEYSVTREDFNRRMHLLRRIVSVDRSTGFVAIFHRSFSSWLVDVKHCTRRYLCDVSAGHAALAMHYTLEARRLSALEIHHYVYHMTQLEQHLASLKKGKLGCEPVELHTLVLLWVLDSGCQVEAALQHDRGQIEEKIEDKDQDPESEGKESTSCKSLEQSALENIMPELVNGSTPRWPRDRRVMRALMELSRTDSVPTEPEEDVNDLLSTEKALESEENATGDEHDEALLLDPGTVHELAARGDEDALSVLLKRRPELAQSVDAAGATALHAAARAGRAGTAALLLKAGASPSVADGDGWSPLRAAAWAGHVEVVDVLLEHGCDVDCVDADNRTALRAAAWSGHEAVVARLLAGGAEAERADAEGRTPLMAAAYMGHADIVRLLLDAGAGTDHADHDGRTALSVAALCRAGGACAALLLERGADPGRADRDRATPLLVAAFEGHTEICELLLEAEADIEASDAAGRTALWAAASAGHADTVRLLLFWGACVDTMDDEGRTVLSTAAAQGNVEVVRQLLDRGLDEHHRDNSGWTPLHYAAFEGHIEVCEALLEAGAKVDEADNDGKGPLMLAAQEGHTRLLELLVDTWAAPVDQRAHDGKTALRLAALEGHFEAVAALHCRGADVDALDADRRSTLYVLALDNRLAMARQLLACGASVHSSDTEGRTPLHVSAWQGHTEMVNLLIKVGGASVDGRDRCSRTALHAAAWRGRAGVLRTLLEHGADPAAVCTQGATPLGIAAQEGHEECVLWLLQLGADPLQADHCGRTPAKVAWRAGHANICRLLERWTAPSAPPAPPVTHHEDKRPASPEYKRRSIHSSNSTKSSSNMTGGSNRSHDEDEKGSLSFAQQVARCGRARREIERDEPIPEHQVLEQDSKLRSYIANERDSELHGYARERDRRREQRHGTTSPLYASPPRSPSEPRSPDPPAGSQPASLTSAPALTDNHFNRDTHMRIILGRDKHAEKHDGEVILATRMLCRVLGSFGRTRGRILKKTKNKRNGIVTNPAMRLVANVRNGLDSAAANIRRTGVALAASASSSNPAVKTNAFQWRKETPL; this comes from the exons ATGTCGAACATGCCGATATACAGCCAAGTGGCGCCCAAGTATAGGACAAAAAACGCTAAAGGCAACTCCACGCGGGAGAATAGGGGTAATCCGAGAGAATTCGACCCCCTGAATTACAACCACGGGGGTAATATACAGCTTCTGAACGCGCCGATGGAGAGTAGAATTGAGAAACTAGAAAAGAGGGAATCGAGACGCAAAGAAGAGACCAGAGTAAGAAGAACACAGAACAGAAGTGACGCCAACGAGGGGAAGGTCGAAGCGTATTTGAGGCAGAACCAGGTCAGCATAAGGCAGCAGCAGAACAGACATTCCGCTGTCAGACACGCCGAACACCGGGTTAATTTACG GTCACTCCCCCTGAACGAGATAACATCAAGACAGGAGCGTACTCCGACCGGCCACCGGGTATTCCCCGAGAGAGAGGTCTCCAGGGACACTAGACGACAGAGAGACAGGGAAAGAGACTTCGATTTTGATG GATCCCCGCTGAGTCCAATAGCTCGCGACAAGGACAGAGTGAAGAAGTCTTCAACCCGGGTGTCGGATGTGAGTGACAAGAGGAGGTTCTTCTGTAGGGAGTGGGTGTTCCAGAAGATAGCGCACTGCTTAGAACAACGAGCGGTCAGCAAGACTGCTGGAACCCTTATATTGG GTGACGCTGGCAGTGGGAAGACTGCCTTATGTCAAGAGCTGAGCGCCCCGGGCACAGGTCCTCAGGCTAGACAACAGCGAGCGTTGAACAGGCGAATGCTCGCCAGACACTTTTTGCAG GGTCCAGGAGACTGCAGCCAAAGACCTGGAGAATTCGTCCGTTCACTGGCGATGCAGATCCTTTCACATTCTGAACATGCAAAACCTGATGACAGATCAGATAG AAATTCCTTGGAAGACAATTTTGTTCAGCGGTTCCGTGATATGGGTGAGGATTGTGAGGAGAGCTCCAAACCACTGCTGGCTGATAGTGAAG atcaACGCACAGACGAGGAGGAGACGAGCTCTAGACAGAGAACAGCGGACAGATTACACGAGAGAGAAGAGTATACAGATTGTATTAATGACGCCGAGCTCAGTGGACATATg CTACCGGAAATACTGCCGAAGGCGGATGTGAAGCCAACGAATCCGTTCGTCAGCGACCAGAATGACCTCCGTCTATACGAGAACCACGAAAACTTGTTCCTCCGCAACATATCACAGCGACAGTCCAAAGAACTGCGGAATTCAAGACTTCTACGTCAAAGTTCTGAACCGCTCCAGGAGAAGAGACCTTCCGTGCTCCAGAAGAGTCTGTCGAACGATCAAGAAGAGAAGAAAGAGATGAACAGCCCGCCAAAATCAAGAATACCAGTCGCCAACTTCCGGTATCCGAATAAAAGTGGCCTACGTCCTGATAGTTCCCCGAAAAAGGATCCCAAAGAACTTCCCGAGTACCAGAACATAGTCCACGACGTTAAAGACGATCCGCAGACTGAAATGGAGCTACTTCTGGAGAAGAAGCGATCAGCGTCTGAAGAGGAACCGCCTCCGATCCCCAGCCTGCCCGTCAATCCCAGGACTTTGATAGCCAACGCCTACTACGAGAAGCTGTTATCGGAAACGGAAATCCAGCAGGCCTTGCTGCCCCAGAACCTGGACAAGAATCCCGATGAGTGCTTCAAGAAGGCCATTCTGTTTCCGTTACTGGAGATAGATCCACCTAAGCAGTGCTTGTTTTTACTTATTGACGCTATTGACGAGGGCGCCACTAATg ACGGCGATGGCAGCGAGGGCAGCGTGGCCGGGGTGGTCGGCCGTCACCAACACCTGCTACCGCACTGGCTGCTGCTGGTGGCTACTGCGAGGAGACACTCTCGCCTGGCTAGGGTGTTCACCG gtttcCGTAAGATAACTTTGGATGAGCTGTGTCGAGCCCATGTGGCCGCGGACGTCCAGCGCTACGTGTTGGCTCGCCTGGACAACGAACCTAGACTAAG GGCGCGCGTGTCCAGCGACGCGGCGGCGGCGGCCTCGGCGGCGGCCGCCCTCGACCATCTCCGCATCAAGAGCGACGGATGCTTACTGTACCTCGAGAAG GTGCTGGACGGTGTAGCCGACGGTTTTATAGCTCTGCGTGAAATAAGAGAGATCCCAGGTACACTCAACGGACTGTACTTGTGGCTCGCGCAGAGGCTGTTCCACGGACGCAGATTCAATAAG GTCCGGCTGGTGTTGGACGTGCTGCTGGCCGCTCGCTGCGGTGTGACTGAGGACATGCTGTACAAGTGTCTCCTCACTAAGGAGTACAGCGTCACCAGGGAGGACTTTAACAGACGGATGCATCTGTTGAGGAG GATAGTGTCCGTGGACCGCTCGACGGGCTTCGTGGCGATCTTCCACCGCTCCTTCTCCTCGTGGCTGGTGGACGTGAAGCACTGCACCCGGCGCTACTTGTGCGACGTCTCCGCGGGTCACGCCGCTCTCGCCATGCATTACACTCTAGAAGCCAGAAG ACTGTCAGCTCTCGAGATCCATCACTACGTGTATCACATGACGCAGCTGGAACAACACCTGGCCTCGCTCAAGAAGGGGAAGCTCGG CTGTGAGCCGGTGGAGCTTCATACTCTGGTGCTGCTCTGGGTGTTGGACTCCGGCTGCCAGGTGGAGGCGGCGCTCCAACATGACAGAGGACag aTTGAGGAGAAAATCGAAGATAAAGATCAAGATCCGGAGTCTGAGGGAAAGGAGTCGACTTCCTGTAAATCAT TGGAACAGTCCGCTCTGGAGAACATAATGCCGGAGCTGGTGAACGGTAGCACCCCCAGGTGGCCGAGGGACAGGCGGGTGATGCGGGCCCTCATGGAGCTTAGCAGGACGGATTCCGTCCCCACGGAACCCGAGGAAGACGTCAATGATCTG CTGTCCACTGAGAAGGCGCTGGAGAGTGAAGAGAACGCGACCGGGGACGAGCACGATGAGGCGCTACTCCTGGATCCGGGGACTGTTCATGAGTTAGCAGCGAGAGGAGATGAAGACGCGTTATCAGTTTTATTGAAG CGTCGTCCTGAGCTGGCTCAGTCGGTGGACGCGGCGGGGGCCACGGCCTTGCACGCCGCGGCCCGGGCGGGGCGCGCCGGGACCGCAGCCCTCCTGCTCAAGGCGGGCGCTTCGCCCTCCGTGGCGGACGGCGACGGCTGGAGCCCGCTCAGGGCTGCGGCCTGGGCTGGCCACGTGGAG GTGGTGGACGTGCTCCTGGAACATGGTTGCGACGTGGACTGCGTGGACGCCGACAACAGGACCGCCTTGAG GGCTGCGGCGTGGTCCGGCCACGAGGCCGTGGTTGCGCGGCTCTTGGCCGGGGGGGCGGAGGCCGAGCGCGCGGACGCTGAGGGCCGCACGCCCCTAATGGCCGCCGCTTACATGGGCCACGCGGACATCGTGAGATTGCTGCTGGACGCCGGCGCCGGCACCGACCACGCCGATCATGACG GCCGTACGGCGCTGTCGGTGGCGGCTCTGTGTAGAGCTGGTGGGGCGTGCGCCGCCTTACTCCTGGAGCGAGGAGCGGACCCCGGCCGAGCGGACAGGGACCGCGCGACCCCGCTCTTAGTGGCCGCCTTTGAAGGACACAC TGAAATATGCGAATTACTTCTCGAGGCGGAAGCGGATATAGAGGCCTCAGACGCGGCGGGCCGCACGGCGCTGTGGGCGGCCGCGTCTGCGGGCCACGCCGACACCGTCAGACTGCTACTGTTCTGGGGGGCCTGTGTCGACACCATGGACGACGAGGGACGGACTGTGCTCAGCACAGCCGCCGCACAGG GTAACGTGGAGGTTGTCCGCCAGCTGCTAGACCGGGGGCTAGACGAACACCACCGGGACAACTCCGGCTGGACGCCGCTACACTACGCCGCCTTCGAAG GTCATATAGAGGTCTGCGAAGCGCTTCTGGAAGCGGGGGCGAAGGTCGACGAGGCCGACAACGACGGCAAGGGACCTCTCATGCTGGCGGCGCAGGAGGGACACACCAGGCTCCTGGAACTGCTCGTGGACACCTGGGCCGCCCCGGTCGACCAACGCGCGCACGACGGCAAGACGGCGCTGCG CCTGGCGGCGCTGGAGGGGCACTTCGAGGCAGTAGCCGCGCTGCACTGCCGCGGGGCGGACGTGGACGCGCTGGACGCGGACCGGCGGAGCACGCTATATGTACTGGCCTTGGACAACAGACTGGCGATGGCCAGGCAGCTGCTGGCGTGCGGGGCCAGCGTACACTCCAGTGACACTGAG GGTCGGACTCCTCTCCACGTGTCCGCCTGGCAGGGACACACTGAGATGGTCAATCTGTTGATAAAAGTCG GCGGGGCGTCCGTGGACGGCCGGGATCGCTGCTCACGCACGGCGTTGCACGCGGCGGCTTGGCGCGGCCGGGCCGGGGTGTTGCGGACCCTGCTGGAACACGGAGCGGACCCCGCGGCCGTGTGCACTCAGGGAGCTACGCCGTTGG gGATAGCTGCACAGGAGGGTCACGAGGAGTGCGTGCTGTGGCTTCTCCAGCTCGGGGCTGATCCGTTACAAGCTGACCACTGTG GTCGTACGCCTGCTAAAGTAGCCTGGAGAGCTGGACATGCGAACATCTGCCGGCTTCTGGAGCGCTGGACCGCGCCCTCCGCACCTCCAGCACCTCCCGTCACACATCACGAGGACAAGCGACCAG CCTCCCCGGAGTACAAACGCCGTAGTATCCACAGCTCCAACTCCACAAAATCATCGTCCAACATGACCGGCGGCTCCAACAGGTCACACGACGAGGACGAAAAG GGTTCCCTCTCTTTCGCCCAGCAGGTGGCGCGCTGTGGACGAGCGAGACGGGAGATAGAGAGAGACGAACCGATACCAGAACACCAAGTGCTGGAACAGGACTCCAAGCTGAG GAGTTATATAGCGAATGAGAGGGACAGCGAGCTACATGGATATGCGAGGGAGAGAGACAGGAGACGGGAACAGAGACACGGCACCACCAGCCCGCTGTACGCCTCGCCGCCCAGGAGCCCCAGCGAACCACGGAGCCCCGACCCGCCTGCTG GTTCCCAGCCAGCCAGTCTAACGAGCGCCCCGGCACTGACGGACAACCACTTCAACAGAGACACGCACATGAGGATCATCCTGGGCAGAGACAAGCACGCGGAGAAACATGACGG CGAGGTGATTTTGGCGACAAGAATGTTGTGCAGAGTATTGGGGAGTTTCGGCCGGACCAGGGGCAGGATATTAAAGAAAAC
- the LOC116776537 gene encoding ankyrin repeat domain-containing protein 50 isoform X2 produces MSNMPIYSQVAPKYRTKNAKGNSTRENRGNPREFDPLNYNHGGNIQLLNAPMESRIEKLEKRESRRKEETRVRRTQNRSDANEGKVEAYLRQNQVSIRQQQNRHSAVRHAEHRVNLRSLPLNEITSRQERTPTGHRVFPEREVSRDTRRQRDRERDFDFDGSPLSPIARDKDRVKKSSTRVSDVSDKRRFFCREWVFQKIAHCLEQRAVSKTAGTLILGDAGSGKTALCQELSAPGTGPQARQQRALNRRMLARHFLQGPGDCSQRPGEFVRSLAMQILSHSEHAKPDDRSDRNSLEDNFVQRFRDMGEDCEESSKPLLADSEDQRTDEEETSSRQRTADRLHEREEYTDCINDAELSGHMLPEILPKADVKPTNPFVSDQNDLRLYENHENLFLRNISQRQSKELRNSRLLRQSSEPLQEKRPSVLQKSLSNDQEEKKEMNSPPKSRIPVANFRYPNKSGLRPDSSPKKDPKELPEYQNIVHDVKDDPQTEMELLLEKKRSASEEEPPPIPSLPVNPRTLIANAYYEKLLSETEIQQALLPQNLDKNPDECFKKAILFPLLEIDPPKQCLFLLIDAIDEGATNDGDGSEGSVAGVVGRHQHLLPHWLLLVATARRHSRLARVFTGFRKITLDELCRAHVAADVQRYVLARLDNEPRLRARVSSDAAAAASAAAALDHLRIKSDGCLLYLEKVLDGVADGFIALREIREIPGTLNGLYLWLAQRLFHGRRFNKVRLVLDVLLAARCGVTEDMLYKCLLTKEYSVTREDFNRRMHLLRRIVSVDRSTGFVAIFHRSFSSWLVDVKHCTRRYLCDVSAGHAALAMHYTLEARRLSALEIHHYVYHMTQLEQHLASLKKGKLGCEPVELHTLVLLWVLDSGCQVEAALQHDRGQIEEKIEDKDQDPESEGKESTSCKSLEQSALENIMPELVNGSTPRWPRDRRVMRALMELSRTDSVPTEPEEDVNDLLSTEKALESEENATGDEHDEALLLDPGTVHELAARGDEDALSVLLKRRPELAQSVDAAGATALHAAARAGRAGTAALLLKAGASPSVADGDGWSPLRAAAWAGHVEVVDVLLEHGCDVDCVDADNRTALRAAAWSGHEAVVARLLAGGAEAERADAEGRTPLMAAAYMGHADIVRLLLDAGAGTDHADHDGRTALSVAALCRAGGACAALLLERGADPGRADRDRATPLLVAAFEGHTEICELLLEAEADIEASDAAGRTALWAAASAGHADTVRLLLFWGACVDTMDDEGRTVLSTAAAQGNVEVVRQLLDRGLDEHHRDNSGWTPLHYAAFEGHIEVCEALLEAGAKVDEADNDGKGPLMLAAQEGHTRLLELLVDTWAAPVDQRAHDGKTALRLAALEGHFEAVAALHCRGADVDALDADRRSTLYVLALDNRLAMARQLLACGASVHSSDTEGRTPLHVSAWQGHTEMVNLLIKVGGASVDGRDRCSRTALHAAAWRGRAGVLRTLLEHGADPAAVCTQGATPLGIAAQEGHEECVLWLLQLGADPLQADHCGRTPAKVAWRAGHANICRLLERWTAPSAPPAPPVTHHEDKRPASPEYKRRSIHSSNSTKSSSNMTGGSNRSHDEDEKGSLSFAQQVARCGRARREIERDEPIPEHQVLEQDSKLRSYIANERDSELHGYARERDRRREQRHGTTSPLYASPPRSPSEPRSPDPPAGSQPASLTSAPALTDNHFNRDTHMRIILGRDKHAEKHDGKNKRNGIVTNPAMRLVANVRNGLDSAAANIRRTGVALAASASSSNPAVKTNAFQWRKETPL; encoded by the exons ATGTCGAACATGCCGATATACAGCCAAGTGGCGCCCAAGTATAGGACAAAAAACGCTAAAGGCAACTCCACGCGGGAGAATAGGGGTAATCCGAGAGAATTCGACCCCCTGAATTACAACCACGGGGGTAATATACAGCTTCTGAACGCGCCGATGGAGAGTAGAATTGAGAAACTAGAAAAGAGGGAATCGAGACGCAAAGAAGAGACCAGAGTAAGAAGAACACAGAACAGAAGTGACGCCAACGAGGGGAAGGTCGAAGCGTATTTGAGGCAGAACCAGGTCAGCATAAGGCAGCAGCAGAACAGACATTCCGCTGTCAGACACGCCGAACACCGGGTTAATTTACG GTCACTCCCCCTGAACGAGATAACATCAAGACAGGAGCGTACTCCGACCGGCCACCGGGTATTCCCCGAGAGAGAGGTCTCCAGGGACACTAGACGACAGAGAGACAGGGAAAGAGACTTCGATTTTGATG GATCCCCGCTGAGTCCAATAGCTCGCGACAAGGACAGAGTGAAGAAGTCTTCAACCCGGGTGTCGGATGTGAGTGACAAGAGGAGGTTCTTCTGTAGGGAGTGGGTGTTCCAGAAGATAGCGCACTGCTTAGAACAACGAGCGGTCAGCAAGACTGCTGGAACCCTTATATTGG GTGACGCTGGCAGTGGGAAGACTGCCTTATGTCAAGAGCTGAGCGCCCCGGGCACAGGTCCTCAGGCTAGACAACAGCGAGCGTTGAACAGGCGAATGCTCGCCAGACACTTTTTGCAG GGTCCAGGAGACTGCAGCCAAAGACCTGGAGAATTCGTCCGTTCACTGGCGATGCAGATCCTTTCACATTCTGAACATGCAAAACCTGATGACAGATCAGATAG AAATTCCTTGGAAGACAATTTTGTTCAGCGGTTCCGTGATATGGGTGAGGATTGTGAGGAGAGCTCCAAACCACTGCTGGCTGATAGTGAAG atcaACGCACAGACGAGGAGGAGACGAGCTCTAGACAGAGAACAGCGGACAGATTACACGAGAGAGAAGAGTATACAGATTGTATTAATGACGCCGAGCTCAGTGGACATATg CTACCGGAAATACTGCCGAAGGCGGATGTGAAGCCAACGAATCCGTTCGTCAGCGACCAGAATGACCTCCGTCTATACGAGAACCACGAAAACTTGTTCCTCCGCAACATATCACAGCGACAGTCCAAAGAACTGCGGAATTCAAGACTTCTACGTCAAAGTTCTGAACCGCTCCAGGAGAAGAGACCTTCCGTGCTCCAGAAGAGTCTGTCGAACGATCAAGAAGAGAAGAAAGAGATGAACAGCCCGCCAAAATCAAGAATACCAGTCGCCAACTTCCGGTATCCGAATAAAAGTGGCCTACGTCCTGATAGTTCCCCGAAAAAGGATCCCAAAGAACTTCCCGAGTACCAGAACATAGTCCACGACGTTAAAGACGATCCGCAGACTGAAATGGAGCTACTTCTGGAGAAGAAGCGATCAGCGTCTGAAGAGGAACCGCCTCCGATCCCCAGCCTGCCCGTCAATCCCAGGACTTTGATAGCCAACGCCTACTACGAGAAGCTGTTATCGGAAACGGAAATCCAGCAGGCCTTGCTGCCCCAGAACCTGGACAAGAATCCCGATGAGTGCTTCAAGAAGGCCATTCTGTTTCCGTTACTGGAGATAGATCCACCTAAGCAGTGCTTGTTTTTACTTATTGACGCTATTGACGAGGGCGCCACTAATg ACGGCGATGGCAGCGAGGGCAGCGTGGCCGGGGTGGTCGGCCGTCACCAACACCTGCTACCGCACTGGCTGCTGCTGGTGGCTACTGCGAGGAGACACTCTCGCCTGGCTAGGGTGTTCACCG gtttcCGTAAGATAACTTTGGATGAGCTGTGTCGAGCCCATGTGGCCGCGGACGTCCAGCGCTACGTGTTGGCTCGCCTGGACAACGAACCTAGACTAAG GGCGCGCGTGTCCAGCGACGCGGCGGCGGCGGCCTCGGCGGCGGCCGCCCTCGACCATCTCCGCATCAAGAGCGACGGATGCTTACTGTACCTCGAGAAG GTGCTGGACGGTGTAGCCGACGGTTTTATAGCTCTGCGTGAAATAAGAGAGATCCCAGGTACACTCAACGGACTGTACTTGTGGCTCGCGCAGAGGCTGTTCCACGGACGCAGATTCAATAAG GTCCGGCTGGTGTTGGACGTGCTGCTGGCCGCTCGCTGCGGTGTGACTGAGGACATGCTGTACAAGTGTCTCCTCACTAAGGAGTACAGCGTCACCAGGGAGGACTTTAACAGACGGATGCATCTGTTGAGGAG GATAGTGTCCGTGGACCGCTCGACGGGCTTCGTGGCGATCTTCCACCGCTCCTTCTCCTCGTGGCTGGTGGACGTGAAGCACTGCACCCGGCGCTACTTGTGCGACGTCTCCGCGGGTCACGCCGCTCTCGCCATGCATTACACTCTAGAAGCCAGAAG ACTGTCAGCTCTCGAGATCCATCACTACGTGTATCACATGACGCAGCTGGAACAACACCTGGCCTCGCTCAAGAAGGGGAAGCTCGG CTGTGAGCCGGTGGAGCTTCATACTCTGGTGCTGCTCTGGGTGTTGGACTCCGGCTGCCAGGTGGAGGCGGCGCTCCAACATGACAGAGGACag aTTGAGGAGAAAATCGAAGATAAAGATCAAGATCCGGAGTCTGAGGGAAAGGAGTCGACTTCCTGTAAATCAT TGGAACAGTCCGCTCTGGAGAACATAATGCCGGAGCTGGTGAACGGTAGCACCCCCAGGTGGCCGAGGGACAGGCGGGTGATGCGGGCCCTCATGGAGCTTAGCAGGACGGATTCCGTCCCCACGGAACCCGAGGAAGACGTCAATGATCTG CTGTCCACTGAGAAGGCGCTGGAGAGTGAAGAGAACGCGACCGGGGACGAGCACGATGAGGCGCTACTCCTGGATCCGGGGACTGTTCATGAGTTAGCAGCGAGAGGAGATGAAGACGCGTTATCAGTTTTATTGAAG CGTCGTCCTGAGCTGGCTCAGTCGGTGGACGCGGCGGGGGCCACGGCCTTGCACGCCGCGGCCCGGGCGGGGCGCGCCGGGACCGCAGCCCTCCTGCTCAAGGCGGGCGCTTCGCCCTCCGTGGCGGACGGCGACGGCTGGAGCCCGCTCAGGGCTGCGGCCTGGGCTGGCCACGTGGAG GTGGTGGACGTGCTCCTGGAACATGGTTGCGACGTGGACTGCGTGGACGCCGACAACAGGACCGCCTTGAG GGCTGCGGCGTGGTCCGGCCACGAGGCCGTGGTTGCGCGGCTCTTGGCCGGGGGGGCGGAGGCCGAGCGCGCGGACGCTGAGGGCCGCACGCCCCTAATGGCCGCCGCTTACATGGGCCACGCGGACATCGTGAGATTGCTGCTGGACGCCGGCGCCGGCACCGACCACGCCGATCATGACG GCCGTACGGCGCTGTCGGTGGCGGCTCTGTGTAGAGCTGGTGGGGCGTGCGCCGCCTTACTCCTGGAGCGAGGAGCGGACCCCGGCCGAGCGGACAGGGACCGCGCGACCCCGCTCTTAGTGGCCGCCTTTGAAGGACACAC TGAAATATGCGAATTACTTCTCGAGGCGGAAGCGGATATAGAGGCCTCAGACGCGGCGGGCCGCACGGCGCTGTGGGCGGCCGCGTCTGCGGGCCACGCCGACACCGTCAGACTGCTACTGTTCTGGGGGGCCTGTGTCGACACCATGGACGACGAGGGACGGACTGTGCTCAGCACAGCCGCCGCACAGG GTAACGTGGAGGTTGTCCGCCAGCTGCTAGACCGGGGGCTAGACGAACACCACCGGGACAACTCCGGCTGGACGCCGCTACACTACGCCGCCTTCGAAG GTCATATAGAGGTCTGCGAAGCGCTTCTGGAAGCGGGGGCGAAGGTCGACGAGGCCGACAACGACGGCAAGGGACCTCTCATGCTGGCGGCGCAGGAGGGACACACCAGGCTCCTGGAACTGCTCGTGGACACCTGGGCCGCCCCGGTCGACCAACGCGCGCACGACGGCAAGACGGCGCTGCG CCTGGCGGCGCTGGAGGGGCACTTCGAGGCAGTAGCCGCGCTGCACTGCCGCGGGGCGGACGTGGACGCGCTGGACGCGGACCGGCGGAGCACGCTATATGTACTGGCCTTGGACAACAGACTGGCGATGGCCAGGCAGCTGCTGGCGTGCGGGGCCAGCGTACACTCCAGTGACACTGAG GGTCGGACTCCTCTCCACGTGTCCGCCTGGCAGGGACACACTGAGATGGTCAATCTGTTGATAAAAGTCG GCGGGGCGTCCGTGGACGGCCGGGATCGCTGCTCACGCACGGCGTTGCACGCGGCGGCTTGGCGCGGCCGGGCCGGGGTGTTGCGGACCCTGCTGGAACACGGAGCGGACCCCGCGGCCGTGTGCACTCAGGGAGCTACGCCGTTGG gGATAGCTGCACAGGAGGGTCACGAGGAGTGCGTGCTGTGGCTTCTCCAGCTCGGGGCTGATCCGTTACAAGCTGACCACTGTG GTCGTACGCCTGCTAAAGTAGCCTGGAGAGCTGGACATGCGAACATCTGCCGGCTTCTGGAGCGCTGGACCGCGCCCTCCGCACCTCCAGCACCTCCCGTCACACATCACGAGGACAAGCGACCAG CCTCCCCGGAGTACAAACGCCGTAGTATCCACAGCTCCAACTCCACAAAATCATCGTCCAACATGACCGGCGGCTCCAACAGGTCACACGACGAGGACGAAAAG GGTTCCCTCTCTTTCGCCCAGCAGGTGGCGCGCTGTGGACGAGCGAGACGGGAGATAGAGAGAGACGAACCGATACCAGAACACCAAGTGCTGGAACAGGACTCCAAGCTGAG GAGTTATATAGCGAATGAGAGGGACAGCGAGCTACATGGATATGCGAGGGAGAGAGACAGGAGACGGGAACAGAGACACGGCACCACCAGCCCGCTGTACGCCTCGCCGCCCAGGAGCCCCAGCGAACCACGGAGCCCCGACCCGCCTGCTG GTTCCCAGCCAGCCAGTCTAACGAGCGCCCCGGCACTGACGGACAACCACTTCAACAGAGACACGCACATGAGGATCATCCTGGGCAGAGACAAGCACGCGGAGAAACATGACGG